TTTACCGGTGGCTTCAAACGGCACGATCTGATCGTTACTGCCATGGATCACCAGCGTTGGCACATCAACCTTAGCGATATCCGCGCGGAAATCGGTCTCGGAGAAGGCGGTCACACAATCAATAGTGCCTTTCAGCGATGCCAGCAGCGCAATATTTAGCGTCTGCGTCAGCACGCCGTCAGAAACTGTTTGCCCAGCGTTGATGCCATAGAACGGCGTAGCGAACTCTTTGATAAACTGCGCCCGATCTTTACGTAAGCCATCTTTAATGCCATCAAACACCGACTGCTCAACGCCCTCAGGATGATCGGCGGTTTTACCGAAGATAGGCGTGACCGCGCCCAGCAGCACCAACCCTTTCACTTTCTCCGTACCGTAACGCCCGATATAGCGCGACACATCGCCGCCGCCCATTGAGAAGCCCACCAGCGTCACCTCATTCAACTGCAGATGCTCAATCAGACCCTGAATATCATCGGCAAAGGTATCGTAGTCGTAGCCTTCCCACGGCTGCTCGGAGCGACCAAAGCCGCGACGGTCAAAAGCAATGACGCGGTAGCCACGTTCAGCCAGAAAATTCAGCTGGCTATCCCACATATCGGCATCCAGCGGCCAGCCGTGACTAAACAGCACCGGTTGACCTTTACCCCAATCTTTAAAATAGAGGTTAACGCCGTCTTTCGTCTTGAATGTGCTCATGTTTTTTGCTCCGTAAGTGAGTGATGTTGTGTCTGCCAATCAAACTACATCGAGCGAGGGGAAAAACCTAAAGCAGAGATTTTGACAACTTGTTCAATCTTTTTTGCGGCTCAAGCGCTGTTAAAAAAGCCTGGACAAGTTGATGGATTTTTTCCGCTATCAAGCAGACTGCAGGCTTCGTAAGGTGCTTACATCGCACTCTTACAGGAACATGATGATGAGCCAGCCCCAATCAGCCACGCCGCGCAGCGGTGCCTTCTCTCCCTTCGGTTACGGACTATTCGCCCTGATCTGGACCGCCTCGGTACTCGGCAATACCGGCAGCTTTATCCGCGATGTCGCCAGCGCCTGGCTGGTGACCGGCTTATCGGATAACCCCACCGCCGTGGCGCTGATGCAAACCGCTGCGACCTTGCCGGTGTTCCTGCTGGCGCTGCCCGCGGGCGTGCTGTCAGATATTGTTGACCGCCGCCGCTTGCTGATTGTAGTGCAAATATTAATGGCCAGCGTCAGCGGCACCCTGCTGCTGCTGTCGC
The sequence above is drawn from the Pantoea nemavictus genome and encodes:
- a CDS encoding alpha/beta fold hydrolase encodes the protein MSTFKTKDGVNLYFKDWGKGQPVLFSHGWPLDADMWDSQLNFLAERGYRVIAFDRRGFGRSEQPWEGYDYDTFADDIQGLIEHLQLNEVTLVGFSMGGGDVSRYIGRYGTEKVKGLVLLGAVTPIFGKTADHPEGVEQSVFDGIKDGLRKDRAQFIKEFATPFYGINAGQTVSDGVLTQTLNIALLASLKGTIDCVTAFSETDFRADIAKVDVPTLVIHGSNDQIVPFEATGKLVHELIKGSELKVYENGPHGFAVTHQDQLNADLLAFLQK